The proteins below are encoded in one region of Acetoanaerobium noterae:
- a CDS encoding zinc ribbon domain-containing protein has product MEILRRIDKGYRLIEQAKDKSERLMNVESIKRLKHELDLILKEENAIRVQVDQARTGLLIKEKQLSDVDRQLLSILEKLYESEHQNSKILQELKKQEVILKDKKINLEDEIMKEFYIIEKFSKELNLFKSKYNKVEKQYNSKKISQHEKVAYLEDKIKLMEKKIRKLRKSADPDLLRLYDKKRQTMKVVFTRAENGVCEICHMTLSTSLIEKVENCSEIIECDCCNRILYLEEIKDNDETL; this is encoded by the coding sequence TTGGAGATTTTGAGAAGAATAGATAAAGGCTACAGGTTAATAGAGCAAGCTAAAGACAAAAGTGAACGACTTATGAATGTTGAATCTATAAAACGCTTAAAACATGAACTGGATTTAATTCTAAAGGAAGAAAACGCGATAAGAGTTCAAGTTGATCAAGCAAGAACAGGACTTTTAATAAAAGAGAAGCAACTTTCAGATGTAGACAGACAGCTTTTATCAATTTTAGAGAAATTGTATGAATCGGAGCATCAAAACTCTAAAATTTTGCAAGAATTAAAAAAACAAGAAGTTATATTAAAAGATAAAAAAATAAATCTTGAAGATGAAATAATGAAAGAGTTTTATATAATAGAAAAGTTTTCAAAGGAATTGAATCTTTTTAAATCTAAATATAACAAGGTTGAGAAGCAATATAATTCAAAGAAAATAAGTCAGCATGAAAAGGTTGCTTACTTAGAAGACAAAATTAAATTGATGGAAAAAAAGATTAGAAAACTCAGAAAGTCTGCTGACCCTGACTTACTCAGACTCTATGATAAAAAAAGGCAAACCATGAAGGTTGTTTTTACTAGAGCGGAAAACGGAGTATGTGAAATATGTCATATGACATTATCCACTTCTCTAATTGAAAAGGTTGAAAACTGCTCGGAAATAATTGAATGTGATTGTTGCAACAGAATATTGTATTTGGAGGAAATAAAAGACAATGATGAGACTTTATAG
- the rpoD gene encoding RNA polymerase sigma factor RpoD, which yields MAVKNLIDKGKKDGSLTYEQIGEALSEMELDKEQIENIYDTFAQMGIDILDENIKDDTVIFNKEFDKDPDVEAEDEEEDVSKLDLSIPKGISIDDPVRMYLKEIGKIPLLSAEEEIDLAEKMGYGDEIAKKKLVEANLRLVVSIAKRYVGRGMLFLDLIQEGNLGLIKAVEKFDYKKGFKFSTYATWWIRQAITRAIADQARTIRIPVHMVETINKLIRVHRQLLQEYGRDPKPEELAKEMDMPEEKIREIMKIAQEPVSLETPIGEEEDSHLGDFIPDDDAPAPAEAAAYSLLKEQLEDVLCTLNEREQKVLKLRFGLEDGRARTLEEVGKEFDVTRERIRQIEAKALRKLRHPSRSKKLKDYLD from the coding sequence GATCTTTAACCTATGAGCAAATAGGTGAAGCCCTAAGCGAGATGGAGCTAGACAAAGAACAGATTGAAAATATCTATGACACCTTTGCTCAAATGGGGATAGATATTTTGGATGAAAATATAAAGGACGATACTGTTATTTTCAATAAGGAATTTGATAAGGATCCAGATGTTGAAGCAGAAGATGAAGAGGAAGATGTATCTAAACTGGATTTGTCAATTCCTAAAGGAATATCAATTGACGACCCTGTAAGAATGTACCTTAAAGAAATAGGAAAAATCCCACTACTTTCTGCTGAGGAAGAAATTGATTTGGCTGAAAAAATGGGCTATGGAGATGAGATAGCAAAGAAGAAATTAGTAGAAGCAAACCTAAGATTAGTTGTATCTATTGCAAAAAGATATGTTGGAAGAGGTATGTTATTTCTTGACCTTATCCAAGAAGGGAATCTTGGTTTAATAAAAGCTGTAGAAAAATTCGATTATAAGAAAGGTTTCAAGTTTTCGACTTATGCAACCTGGTGGATAAGACAGGCAATAACTAGAGCTATAGCCGACCAAGCTAGAACTATTAGAATCCCTGTTCATATGGTGGAGACTATAAATAAATTAATTAGAGTTCACAGACAGCTTCTTCAAGAGTATGGAAGAGACCCTAAACCTGAAGAGCTTGCTAAAGAAATGGATATGCCAGAAGAAAAAATTAGAGAAATAATGAAAATAGCTCAAGAACCAGTATCCTTAGAAACGCCAATAGGTGAAGAGGAAGATAGCCATTTAGGTGATTTTATACCTGATGACGATGCTCCAGCACCTGCTGAAGCAGCAGCTTATTCTCTACTTAAGGAACAGCTTGAGGATGTACTTTGCACATTAAATGAGAGAGAACAAAAAGTTCTTAAATTACGCTTTGGTTTAGAAGATGGAAGAGCAAGAACCTTGGAGGAAGTTGGAAAAGAATTCGATGTTACAAGAGAAAGAATTAGACAAATTGAAGCTAAAGCTCTAAGGAAATTGAGACATCCTAGTAGATCGAAAAAATTAAAAGATTATTTAGATTAA
- a CDS encoding tRNA (adenine(22)-N(1))-methyltransferase translates to MISKRLETILKLIPNGEVLADIGTDHGYIPTYAVKNNIVKKAIAADISKGSLEKAVIEIKNNNLQTKIETRLGSGLEVLEVDEADVVVIAGMGGILISEILNESYHKKYKAKHPIFIFQPVQFPEKLRQYLYKNNFDILDEELIEDEGKFYHIIVSRYSLEKVLKTIEPPFDEIGNINYRKANEVLFKLLQSKINTNKAIIGKIRESGSGENNAKVEELSLKIKCYEEMIEDAARTTQNKPR, encoded by the coding sequence GTGATAAGTAAAAGATTAGAAACTATACTTAAATTGATTCCAAATGGCGAGGTTTTAGCAGATATAGGAACAGACCATGGATACATTCCCACTTATGCAGTAAAAAATAATATAGTCAAAAAAGCAATTGCCGCGGATATTAGCAAAGGCTCTCTAGAAAAAGCTGTTATTGAAATTAAAAATAATAACTTGCAGACAAAAATTGAAACAAGATTAGGAAGTGGGCTAGAAGTATTAGAGGTTGATGAGGCTGATGTAGTTGTAATAGCAGGTATGGGCGGTATTTTGATTTCTGAGATTCTAAATGAATCCTATCATAAAAAATATAAAGCAAAACATCCTATTTTTATTTTTCAGCCTGTACAATTTCCTGAAAAATTGAGACAATATTTATATAAAAATAATTTTGATATCTTAGATGAAGAGCTTATAGAGGATGAAGGTAAATTTTATCATATAATAGTGAGTAGATACTCATTAGAAAAGGTATTAAAAACTATAGAGCCTCCATTTGATGAGATAGGAAATATAAATTATAGGAAAGCAAATGAAGTTTTGTTTAAATTACTTCAATCTAAAATTAATACTAATAAAGCAATAATAGGTAAAATTAGAGAAAGTGGTAGTGGAGAAAATAACGCAAAAGTTGAAGAATTATCCTTGAAGATAAAATGCTATGAGGAGATGATAGAAGATGCAGCTAGAACAACTCAAAATAAACCTAGATGA
- a CDS encoding Nif3-like dinuclear metal center hexameric protein has product MQLEQLKINLDELLKPSLAYDWDNVGLSIGDKSAYVNKVLITLEINEAVVDEAISKDVQLIISHHPLIFRPIKSITNFDDKGNILLKLIKNSIGVYVAHTNFDIIEGGLNDYISNLLSLNNINKLAYENSDIDAIGRYGELKEEMSVEEFIMFVKTKLNLSDLRIVDGGNTKIRKVGIVTGSGIEYASNAFEAGCNAYLTGDIKYHDAQDWLGRGMNIFDVGHYGSEIHFKENMLRILRDKLGEEVDFVVSDALKDPFRAV; this is encoded by the coding sequence ATGCAGCTAGAACAACTCAAAATAAACCTAGATGAACTTTTGAAGCCAAGCCTGGCATATGATTGGGATAATGTTGGACTAAGTATTGGTGATAAGTCAGCTTATGTTAATAAAGTGCTTATAACCCTTGAAATTAACGAGGCAGTTGTTGATGAGGCTATAAGTAAGGACGTACAATTAATTATAAGCCATCACCCCTTGATCTTTAGACCTATTAAATCTATAACAAATTTTGATGATAAAGGAAATATCCTTCTTAAATTAATTAAAAATTCAATAGGCGTTTACGTTGCTCATACAAATTTTGATATTATTGAAGGTGGCTTAAACGATTATATTTCAAATTTATTATCTCTTAATAATATAAATAAATTAGCCTATGAAAATTCGGATATAGATGCAATAGGAAGATATGGTGAGCTAAAAGAAGAGATGAGCGTTGAAGAGTTTATTATGTTTGTAAAAACTAAGCTTAATTTATCCGACCTGAGGATAGTTGATGGAGGAAATACCAAAATTAGAAAAGTGGGTATAGTAACTGGTTCTGGCATTGAATATGCGAGTAATGCCTTTGAGGCTGGCTGTAATGCTTATTTGACTGGAGATATAAAATATCATGATGCCCAAGATTGGCTTGGCAGAGGAATGAATATATTTGATGTGGGTCATTATGGGAGTGAAATTCACTTTAAGGAAAATATGCTTAGAATTCTAAGAGATAAATTAGGTGAGGAAGTTGATTTTGTTGTTTCGGATGCTTTAAAAGATCCGTTTAGGGCTGTTTAA